Proteins encoded by one window of Vitis riparia cultivar Riparia Gloire de Montpellier isolate 1030 chromosome 11, EGFV_Vit.rip_1.0, whole genome shotgun sequence:
- the LOC117924659 gene encoding pathogenesis-related protein PR-1-like, with protein MSPWHCVLVIYLILITSSSAVDAITKPSSSSSSSYLSLANQFLAPHNAARTAVGMRRLVWDSKLAHYAEWYANQRRRDCALKHSNGQYGENIFWGSGSGWTPAQAVAAWVSERRWYDYGSNACAYGQECGHYTQIVWGSTRRVGCARVNCYGGKGVFMTCNYDPPGNYIGERPY; from the coding sequence ATGAGTCCATGGCACTGTGTTCTTGTCATCTACCTCATCTTGATCACATCAAGCAGTGCTGTTGATGCAATCACCAAGCcgagcagcagcagcagcagcagctaCCTGAGCCTTGCGAACCAGTTCTTGGCTCCCCACAATGCCGCCCGCACGGCGGTGGGAATGAGGAGGCTGGTGTGGGATTCCAAGCTGGCGCACTATGCAGAATGGTATGCGAACCAGAGGAGGAGGGACTGTGCCTTGAAGCACTCAAATGGGCAGTACGGAGAGAACATCTTCTGGGGTAGTGGCAGTGGGTGGACACCAGCTCAGGCTGTTGCAGCATGGGTTTCGGAGCGCAGGTGGTACGACTACGGGTCCAACGCCTGTGCTTATGGCCAAGAATGCGGACACTACACCCAGATTGTGTGGGGCTCAACACGGAGAGTTGGGTGTGCCAGGGTGAATTGTTATGGTGGTAAGGGTGTCTTCATGACTTGCAACTACGACCCTCCTGGGAATTACATTGGAGAGAGGCCTTACTGA